A portion of the Blastopirellula sediminis genome contains these proteins:
- a CDS encoding PrsW family glutamic-type intramembrane protease, producing MPVSAGWKLRVTTGTSAGKEYDLSPGSYLLGSGPMATIRIPDASIAERHVELDVQPTQVVVSDRSGRTGGVLVNGKPEVWYQAGPGDEVAIGIFRFQLVNAGLAAAKPAAANDWLDNQVDSASQRLKKLQPHWQVALVSGSLATLLLILLAATSNPIIAPITVLAASLVAPATIMTYLVEKYDKTGISLRTLALTFLFGGAIGFAVTIIAGSLAGAFLGGLLLIPVFAGVLEEPAKLIATAWRWRHPVYDRPMDGLILGAMSGFGFAVFETAGYFLTIMMLEGVGQGIMVVIIRSISAPFTHGVWSAIVCAAFWQSGRKLKTAIFDRRFQIAMGTAVGLHAMWNLGASVGAIGILFCLGSATLSWRAFRSRLKNNGYMT from the coding sequence ATGCCAGTCTCGGCGGGCTGGAAATTACGCGTCACTACCGGCACGTCCGCCGGGAAAGAATACGATCTGTCGCCTGGCTCCTACCTGCTCGGTAGCGGGCCAATGGCGACGATTCGTATTCCTGACGCGAGTATCGCCGAGCGGCATGTCGAGTTGGACGTGCAGCCGACCCAGGTCGTCGTCAGCGACCGTTCCGGCCGAACCGGCGGCGTCCTGGTGAATGGGAAACCGGAAGTCTGGTATCAAGCCGGGCCGGGAGACGAAGTTGCCATCGGCATCTTCCGGTTTCAGCTGGTCAACGCCGGACTAGCGGCCGCCAAACCGGCGGCAGCGAACGACTGGCTCGATAACCAGGTCGATTCCGCCTCCCAGCGGCTCAAGAAGCTGCAGCCGCATTGGCAAGTCGCCCTCGTCTCAGGTTCACTGGCGACGTTGTTGCTCATTCTGTTGGCCGCGACGTCGAATCCCATTATCGCGCCGATCACCGTGTTGGCGGCCAGTCTCGTCGCTCCGGCGACGATCATGACCTATCTGGTCGAGAAATACGACAAGACGGGGATCTCGCTGCGGACCTTGGCGCTCACCTTTTTGTTCGGCGGCGCCATTGGATTTGCGGTCACGATCATCGCCGGTTCGCTGGCGGGAGCGTTCTTAGGGGGACTGCTTTTGATTCCCGTTTTCGCCGGCGTCTTGGAAGAGCCGGCCAAGTTAATCGCGACCGCTTGGCGCTGGCGGCACCCGGTCTACGATCGTCCGATGGATGGTCTGATTCTGGGGGCGATGAGCGGGTTCGGCTTCGCCGTCTTTGAGACCGCGGGCTACTTTCTGACGATCATGATGCTCGAAGGAGTCGGCCAAGGAATCATGGTGGTGATCATTCGCAGCATCAGCGCGCCATTCACGCATGGCGTCTGGTCCGCCATCGTTTGCGCGGCGTTTTGGCAATCAGGGCGAAAGTTGAAGACGGCGATCTTCGACCGGCGATTTCAGATCGCGATGGGAACCGCCGTCGGCTTGCACGCGATGTGGAATCTGGGGGCGAGCGTCGGCGCGATTGGGATCTTGTTTTGCCTTGGTTCTGCGACGCTGAGTTGGCGAGCCTTCCGCTCGCGGCTCAAAAACAATGGCTATATGACGTAG
- a CDS encoding sodium:calcium antiporter, translated as MASAEQQENHDEEEGGDWIGLGVAIAAVAALGAFWLMSWQLAFLLTSVVVISIVIWQACDPFADAAQWIGTTLGIPGSVRGATLDAISSSLPELFSGIFFVVIAISAVQGNDPAAIEAAGAEGFGSTIATCAGSAVYNMILIPAIVTMTIAFYRRTRPTIDVEDEVLARDGIWFLLCELALLVFLFQNKMYWWMGLVLMGMYVVYICQLYRDTIVYRKRLHALKEYFTAKGLDTPTPTVISELAAQNVKVHYLLVDKIREEIKEGSFDENEDEDEEEAPEGAGALFGFVEIPLSHVTAWLIILVSTVVAVVACYFLVESTRHTAVALNVPTFFVAVILAAAASSVPDTFLSIGSAMRGDDSGAVSNAFGSNIFDICICLSVPLLVNSYLVNWGPVSLTQDGEPIAGLVGLRISLFVLTGVTLAIMWHNRQLTFRKSLVLCGLYGLFIAYAVLGSLGMLEAIGL; from the coding sequence ATGGCATCCGCTGAGCAGCAAGAGAATCACGACGAAGAAGAAGGCGGCGATTGGATCGGATTGGGAGTCGCCATTGCGGCGGTCGCTGCATTAGGCGCGTTTTGGCTAATGTCGTGGCAGTTGGCGTTTCTCTTGACCTCCGTCGTGGTGATCTCGATCGTCATTTGGCAGGCCTGCGACCCGTTCGCGGATGCGGCTCAGTGGATTGGAACGACGTTGGGGATTCCGGGTTCGGTTCGCGGGGCGACGCTGGATGCGATTTCCAGTTCGTTGCCGGAGCTATTTAGCGGCATCTTTTTCGTGGTGATCGCGATCAGCGCGGTTCAGGGAAACGACCCTGCCGCCATCGAAGCGGCCGGCGCCGAAGGTTTTGGTTCGACAATCGCCACCTGCGCCGGCAGCGCGGTCTACAACATGATCCTGATCCCGGCGATTGTGACCATGACGATCGCCTTTTATCGCCGCACTCGGCCGACCATCGATGTGGAAGACGAAGTTTTGGCCCGCGACGGCATCTGGTTCCTGCTGTGCGAACTGGCGCTGCTGGTCTTCCTCTTCCAGAACAAAATGTATTGGTGGATGGGGTTGGTGCTGATGGGGATGTACGTCGTCTACATTTGCCAGCTGTATCGAGATACGATCGTTTATCGCAAGCGTTTGCACGCCCTGAAAGAGTATTTCACCGCCAAGGGATTAGATACGCCGACCCCGACGGTCATCTCGGAACTCGCCGCTCAGAACGTGAAGGTGCACTACCTGTTGGTCGACAAGATCCGGGAGGAAATCAAAGAAGGGAGCTTTGATGAAAACGAGGACGAGGACGAAGAGGAAGCTCCGGAAGGCGCCGGCGCGTTGTTTGGATTTGTCGAGATTCCGCTGAGTCATGTCACCGCTTGGTTGATTATCCTGGTGAGCACGGTGGTCGCCGTCGTCGCATGTTACTTTTTGGTGGAATCGACCCGCCATACCGCCGTCGCATTGAACGTTCCGACCTTCTTCGTGGCGGTGATTCTCGCCGCAGCGGCCTCCAGCGTGCCCGATACGTTTTTGTCGATTGGATCGGCGATGCGCGGCGACGACTCCGGGGCGGTCTCCAACGCGTTTGGGTCGAACATCTTCGACATTTGCATCTGCCTTTCGGTTCCGCTTCTGGTGAATTCGTACCTGGTGAACTGGGGGCCGGTGTCGCTCACGCAGGATGGCGAACCAATTGCCGGTTTGGTCGGTTTACGTATCAGTCTCTTCGTCTTGACCGGCGTCACGTTGGCCATCATGTGGCACAATCGACAGCTGACTTTCCGCAAGTCGTTGGTGCTTTGCGGACTGTACGGGTTGTTTATTGCGTACGCCGTGCTCGGTTCGCTGGGGATGCTGGAAGCGATCGGCCTCTAA
- a CDS encoding helix-turn-helix transcriptional regulator, whose amino-acid sequence MLPKSTDLLGHTDRDRRIRQADRLARILSVLRLIQTRGQWNAKAIAQELEVAERTIYRDLQALEFAGVPWFYDADAQSYRVRSDYHFPVPNLTEEEIIGQAVATILSETTGLGVVGKASSATQKIAATASEEVQQLLTDVGGVISVLGLQLAEHRHSEESIQGIRQALLRKRQLKGRYVSPYESSAVELALDPIRLCLVKNAWYLIGRPVESEELRTYRVARFESVEVMDAAANIPTDFDLKAYFGNAWAVYRGSQAYKVAVRFLPEAARIVTETNWHHTQKVIPQEDESVLLTFQVDGLQEICSWLLGWTGRVEVIEPPELRTMLLDRSKAGMELNQENVSVH is encoded by the coding sequence GTGCTACCTAAGTCAACTGATTTGCTTGGTCACACCGATCGCGATCGCCGCATCCGCCAAGCCGATCGCCTTGCGCGCATTCTCTCGGTCCTACGCCTTATTCAAACCCGAGGCCAATGGAACGCCAAGGCGATCGCGCAAGAGCTGGAGGTCGCCGAGCGGACGATTTATCGAGATCTGCAAGCTCTTGAGTTTGCCGGCGTTCCTTGGTTCTATGACGCGGACGCGCAAAGTTATCGTGTCCGTTCCGACTATCATTTTCCCGTGCCGAACCTGACCGAGGAGGAGATCATCGGTCAGGCCGTTGCGACGATCCTTTCGGAGACGACGGGGCTGGGCGTCGTCGGCAAGGCAAGCTCCGCGACGCAGAAAATAGCGGCCACGGCGAGCGAGGAAGTTCAGCAGCTACTTACGGACGTCGGCGGCGTCATCTCCGTTTTGGGGCTTCAGTTGGCGGAGCATCGCCATTCTGAGGAATCGATCCAGGGAATTCGGCAGGCGCTGTTGCGAAAACGGCAGTTGAAAGGGCGCTATGTTAGTCCCTACGAAAGTTCGGCCGTAGAACTGGCGCTTGATCCGATTCGATTGTGCCTGGTGAAAAACGCATGGTATTTGATCGGCCGGCCGGTGGAATCCGAGGAGCTGCGAACCTATCGAGTCGCCCGATTTGAGAGCGTCGAAGTCATGGACGCGGCAGCGAATATTCCCACGGACTTCGATCTAAAAGCCTACTTCGGAAATGCGTGGGCCGTTTACCGCGGTTCGCAGGCCTACAAAGTCGCCGTTCGTTTTCTGCCTGAGGCGGCGCGAATCGTTACGGAAACCAACTGGCATCACACCCAAAAGGTCATCCCTCAGGAAGACGAAAGCGTCCTGCTGACATTTCAGGTGGATGGTCTGCAAGAAATCTGCAGCTGGCTTCTCGGCTGGACGGGACGCGTCGAAGTTATTGAGCCGCCAGAGCTTCGAACCATGCTGCTGGATCGATCAAAAGCGGGAATGGAACTAAATCAGGAAAACGTTTCCGTCCACTGA